TGCTAAGATTGCTTTTGTCTTTCCCGGACAGGCATCCCAATATGTTGGTATGGGAAGAGAATTGTATGAAAACTATGAATCTGCAAAAAATGTTTTTGAAGAAGCAGATAAAGCACTTGGGATAAGCATAACCTCCCTTTGCTTTGAGGGTCCTGAAGAAAGACTAAAACAAACAGAGATTACTCAGCCTGCAATATTGACTGTGAGCATTGCCGCACACAGGGTAGTTTCTGAAAAAGGATTAAATCCACTTTTCGCTGCCGGACACAGTCTTGGTGAGTATTCAGCCCTTGTTGCGGCAGGAGTTATTGATTTTTCAGAAGCAGTGAAGCTTGTCAAAATCAGGGGAAGACTTATGCAGGAAGCAGTACCTGAAGGCAAAGGGGCTATGGCTGCCATTCTTGGAATGCAAAAGGAAGATATTGAAGATTGTATAAATTCACTTACAGGGCTCATTGTATCAGTGGCTAATTACAATTCTCCTAAACAGACAGTAATTTCAGGCAAAAAAGAAGATGTTGAAAAAGCCGTTACACTTTTAAAAGAAAGAGGGGCAAGAAAAGTCGTAATGCTTCCGGTGAGTGCGCCTTTTCATTGTGAATTGATGAAACCAGCTGAAGAAAAACTGATACCTCTTCTTGATGAAATCAAATTCGCTCCGTCAAAGTTTCCTGTATTTGCAAATGTAGATGCAACAGAAACAAATGGCGGCGATGAAGCAAGGGAAAAATTAAAACTTCAAGTTTCCCGCTCAGTGCTTTGGCAGCAGTCTGTTGAAAATATGAGAAAAAAAGGCGTTGACACTTTTATTGAAATAGGTCCCGGCAAGGTGTTATCAGGTCTTATCAAGCAAACAATACCAAATGTAGAAATATTTAATATCGAAGATAAAAAAACTCTTGAAAAAACCTTTTCCTCTCTTTAAAAGAAATATGTTTTTTCAAATTTTGAGGATATAATATGAACAATGAAAACAGAACAGCATTTGTTACAGGTGCTGCCCGCGGTATCGGAAGAGCAATAGCAGAAGAATTGGCAAAAGAAGGATGTGATATAGCCGCAGTGGACATCATCGAAGACTTGCTTGCCGATACAAAAAAGGCAATAGAAGAAATTGGAAGAAAATGTCTAATCTGCGCCTGTGATGTAACATCTTCCGAAAATGTAAAAGAGGCAGTTGAAAAAACCATCAACGAATTTGGAAAGATTGATATACTTGTAAACAATGCCGGGATAACGAGGGATAATCTTCTTATAAGGATGAGCGATGAGGAGTGGGACCAAGTATTAAATATCAATCTCAAAGGAACATTCAATTGTATAAGAGCAGTGGCAAAACAAATGATGAAGGCAAGAAAAGGAGCTATAATAAACATTGCCTCCGTTGTAGGCGTAATGGGAAATCCCGGTCAAGCAAACTATGTGGCTTCAAAAGCCGGAATAATCGGATTGACTAAAAGCGCTGCAAAGGAGCTTGCATCAAGAAACATCACTGTTAATGCAATAGCCCCCGGCTTCATTGATACGGATATGACAAAATCTCTGCCCGAAAAAGTTAAAGAAGAAATGTTAAACAGCATTCCCTTAAAACGATTTGGAAATCCGCAAGATATTGCAGATGTAGTAAGCTTTCTCGCTTCTGAAAAAGCGTCATACATTACTGGTCAAGTCTTCAATGTAAATGGCGGAATGTATATGTAACAAAAAATAAACAACCATAGGAGGTAATAGTTTGATGACTATAGAAGAAAGAGTTAAAAAAATTGTAGCAGAAAATCTTCAGATTAGTGAAGATAAGGTAACACCTGAGAAATCATTTTTTGAT
This sequence is a window from Candidatus Schekmanbacteria bacterium. Protein-coding genes within it:
- the fabD gene encoding [acyl-carrier-protein] S-malonyltransferase; its protein translation is MSAKIAFVFPGQASQYVGMGRELYENYESAKNVFEEADKALGISITSLCFEGPEERLKQTEITQPAILTVSIAAHRVVSEKGLNPLFAAGHSLGEYSALVAAGVIDFSEAVKLVKIRGRLMQEAVPEGKGAMAAILGMQKEDIEDCINSLTGLIVSVANYNSPKQTVISGKKEDVEKAVTLLKERGARKVVMLPVSAPFHCELMKPAEEKLIPLLDEIKFAPSKFPVFANVDATETNGGDEAREKLKLQVSRSVLWQQSVENMRKKGVDTFIEIGPGKVLSGLIKQTIPNVEIFNIEDKKTLEKTFSSL
- the fabG gene encoding 3-oxoacyl-[acyl-carrier-protein] reductase gives rise to the protein MNNENRTAFVTGAARGIGRAIAEELAKEGCDIAAVDIIEDLLADTKKAIEEIGRKCLICACDVTSSENVKEAVEKTINEFGKIDILVNNAGITRDNLLIRMSDEEWDQVLNINLKGTFNCIRAVAKQMMKARKGAIINIASVVGVMGNPGQANYVASKAGIIGLTKSAAKELASRNITVNAIAPGFIDTDMTKSLPEKVKEEMLNSIPLKRFGNPQDIADVVSFLASEKASYITGQVFNVNGGMYM